One Synergistales bacterium DNA window includes the following coding sequences:
- a CDS encoding TRAP transporter large permease → MELTTVVLIDFIILVFLLVMSVPLPFCFGGALFFMSVFGGVSMASMMMWGFNQMINMVLLASPLFIFAGVLMANSGIADKLLNFVDIFVGRIRGGIGVVCAVTCAIIGAISGSGFTGVAATGPIMIPRMVERGYPRGYATALVTVSSILGLLIPPSVIMIIYGWITETSILACFLATVGPGVLITALFSTINLVWAKKMPSLVLEDPEVLAKKRREIPIRFVRALPALAIPVVILGGIYGGVFTPTEAAAVAAILALPIGFFIYKGLKPSTFLPVVREAATSVGAIMTMIIFTLILSQTYVMLRVPQMIVETVFALTDNYFLILLFINIFLFVVGMIVNDVTGIILLAPLLLPLVQQMGMSPIQLAAIMGTNLAMGGVTPPYASILYLGMRVGNCEFTDILKPTMIFLLLGYVPVVFLTTYWEPLSMWLPTVLGYVN, encoded by the coding sequence ATGGAATTAACGACAGTTGTCCTTATCGATTTTATTATCCTGGTGTTCCTCCTCGTCATGAGTGTCCCTCTGCCGTTCTGCTTTGGTGGCGCTCTCTTCTTCATGAGTGTCTTCGGTGGCGTCTCCATGGCGAGCATGATGATGTGGGGCTTCAACCAGATGATCAACATGGTGCTTCTGGCCAGCCCTCTCTTTATCTTTGCGGGGGTCTTGATGGCCAACAGCGGCATCGCCGACAAGCTCCTGAACTTTGTGGACATCTTTGTGGGAAGGATACGAGGCGGCATCGGTGTGGTTTGCGCCGTAACCTGTGCCATTATCGGCGCCATTTCAGGCAGTGGCTTTACCGGCGTCGCCGCGACAGGCCCGATCATGATTCCCCGCATGGTGGAGCGGGGCTATCCCCGGGGGTACGCCACGGCGCTTGTGACCGTTTCTTCCATCCTCGGTCTCCTGATCCCTCCCAGCGTCATCATGATTATCTACGGGTGGATCACGGAGACGTCCATCCTTGCCTGTTTCCTGGCAACGGTAGGGCCTGGTGTCCTCATTACCGCCCTTTTCTCCACGATCAATCTTGTCTGGGCCAAAAAAATGCCCAGCCTCGTGCTGGAGGATCCGGAAGTCCTCGCCAAAAAGCGTAGGGAGATCCCCATTCGTTTTGTGCGGGCTCTCCCGGCGCTAGCGATTCCTGTCGTCATTCTCGGTGGTATCTACGGTGGAGTGTTCACCCCCACCGAGGCGGCGGCTGTTGCCGCAATCCTCGCTCTTCCCATAGGATTTTTTATCTACAAGGGCCTCAAACCGAGCACTTTTCTGCCTGTTGTCAGAGAGGCGGCAACATCGGTCGGTGCGATTATGACCATGATCATCTTTACGCTGATCCTCAGCCAGACCTACGTAATGCTTCGGGTACCGCAGATGATTGTGGAGACGGTGTTTGCTCTAACTGATAACTATTTTCTCATTCTGCTGTTCATCAATATTTTCCTTTTTGTTGTTGGGATGATTGTCAATGATGTTACGGGTATCATTCTGCTCGCTCCGCTTCTTCTGCCCCTTGTCCAGCAGATGGGAATGAGCCCGATCCAGCTTGCGGCGATTATGGGAACAAACCTGGCCATGGGCGGCGTGACACCCCCCTACGCAAGCATACTGTACCTTGGAATGCGGGTAGGAAACTGCGAGTTTACAGATATTCTGAAGCCAACAATGATATTTTTGCTCCTTGGGTATGTCCCGGTGGTCTTCCTCACTACCTACTGGGAGCCCCTTTCCATGTGGCTTCCCACTGTCCTGGGATACGTGAATTA
- a CDS encoding TRAP transporter small permease subunit yields MAIPRFVRNIWSLVYTVQGLILFVLIMGVTILMFVQVILRYVLQVPLMGIEELILFPAIWLYLLGGANASMEKKHIECNVVSVYIKNPFKLQWLKIIKSAISLAICLWLTYWAYEYFLYSLKVWKLSNMLYIPLFIGESALFICLVLMAIYTTVELGQYVLGLKTMLQEKRG; encoded by the coding sequence ATGGCGATACCGCGTTTTGTGCGCAATATCTGGTCACTCGTGTATACGGTTCAGGGGCTCATACTCTTTGTATTGATCATGGGGGTAACAATACTTATGTTTGTGCAGGTCATTCTGCGTTATGTCCTGCAAGTACCACTTATGGGAATCGAGGAGCTGATCCTTTTCCCGGCGATATGGTTGTACCTTTTGGGCGGCGCAAATGCTTCGATGGAAAAGAAGCATATCGAATGTAACGTAGTCAGCGTCTATATCAAAAACCCATTTAAGCTACAATGGTTGAAGATCATCAAGTCGGCGATATCCTTGGCCATCTGTCTTTGGCTCACCTACTGGGCCTACGAGTATTTCCTCTATTCACTGAAGGTCTGGAAGCTGAGCAACATGCTCTACATTCCGCTCTTTATCGGTGAGAGTGCGCTCTTTATCTGCCTGGTCCTCATGGCCATATACACGACAGTTGAGCTCGGGCAGTATGTGCTGGGTCTCAAAACCATGCTGCAGGAGAAAAGGGGCTGA
- a CDS encoding GrdX family protein — MAGIALDEVLLTNNPLVIRRCGRTVAVEGNAIDVLNRSLQYLEEGYRLVTHPLAGSIRLVCNPYRSLLLRHSGGREVDARGIQAVVDSIDRVHMAMRDRRIDMSLEEDYAVLDLEFVLKGAEAHCSEI, encoded by the coding sequence ATGGCCGGAATTGCGCTGGATGAGGTCCTGCTCACCAACAATCCCCTGGTGATCCGGAGGTGCGGCCGGACAGTGGCGGTGGAGGGAAACGCCATTGATGTGCTGAACAGGTCGCTGCAGTACCTCGAAGAGGGCTACAGGCTTGTGACGCACCCGCTGGCGGGGAGTATCCGGCTTGTCTGCAATCCCTACCGCTCGCTTCTGCTCAGGCACTCAGGTGGGAGAGAGGTCGACGCACGGGGGATACAGGCGGTGGTCGACAGTATCGACCGGGTGCACATGGCGATGAGGGATCGGCGGATCGATATGTCCTTGGAGGAAGACTACGCCGTACTGGACCTTGAGTTTGTTCTCAAGGGAGCGGAGGCGCATTGCTCCGAGATCTGA